From the genome of Desulfatiglans anilini DSM 4660:
CCATGGCCAGAGGATACTGATCCGCAGGATACCTCGGGGTCTCCACGAAACCATGCTTGATGCCCAGGGTGTCCTTGCCGGTGATGACCGCCTTGACCCCGGGAACCTGCCGTGCACGCGTCGTGTCGATACGAACGATGCGCGCGTGGGCGTGAGGGCTCCTCAAGATCCTTCCCACCAGCATGTTCTTCAGCTGGAGATCCACCGTGTAAACGGCCTGCCCGGTCACTTTTTCAGGACCGTCCTTCCTTAGAATCCGTTTTCCCACATATTCCAGATCGCCCATGATCATTGCTCCTTGGGATGGCTCAGCGCTTGTCGGCCGTCGAAGAAGCCGCGTGCAGCACGGCCTCCATGATCTTGTTGTAGCCCGTGCAACGGCACAGGTGTCCTTCCAAGGCCTCCTGAATCTCTTCCTCATTCGGCCGGGGGTTCCGTTTGAGCAAGGCCGTCGAAGCCAGGACCATGCCCGGGGTGCAAAACCCGCACTGGACGGCGCCCTTTTCGAGGAAGGCCTGCTGGACAGGGGTCAGAACACCGCCCTCGGCCTGTCCTTCTATCGTTTCGACCCGCTTGTTCTCGCATTCAACCGCCAGCAGAAGGCAACCCAGAACCGGCTCCCCCTCCACCAGCACCGTGCAGGAACCGCACTCGCCCGTTCCGCAGCCTTCCTTGACCCCCGTCAAACCGATCCGGTTGCGCAGGACTTCCGACAGCGTCTCCTGGGGCTCAACGGCAAGCTCATAGGTCTCTCCGTTGATCGTCACTTCCAATAATCGTTTCGATGGCTTCGTTCTCATGAGGCACTCCTGTTATCGACCGCCGGTAAGCTGATTCACTGCGCGGGTCAGGGCATTCAGGGCTTCGATCTTCAGCATTCCAGCAATGTAAGATCTCGAATAACCATGGTGTGGGATTACGTTCACTTCTTTACATATTTCGCGAACTACGTCTTTCAATAAAGGTTTCGAGATGCTCTCGCCCTCAAGGAGAGATTCGCCTTTGAGTCCGCGTACAGGAGCGGAAGATACCGATCCAAGGGTAATTCGCGCCCGACTGCAAGTCTTTAAATCATCAGTGGTCTCCAAAAGGACAGCCACGCTAAGCGCAGCGAATTCGATTCCCTCCCGCATTGTCAACTTTGAAAAGCCGCAGCCCTGGCTGCCTCGCGATCGAGGCACAATGATGGCAGAAACAATATCATCGTGTTTAATATTTAAAGGATGTTTGGGATCGCCACTGTAAAGATTCTCAAGATCAATAATCGTAGCGCCTTTGCTGCCGGTGACTTCAATCTTCGCACCAAGGCAGATAAGGGCAGGTGCGGTATCCGACATATACACAGCCCAGCACTTTTTCCCCTTCGGTACGAAATAGCAGAAATCTCCTCCCCGTTTGAAGCACGGCTCTACAAACTGAAATGTATGGCTCTGGTTGAAATACAAACATCTCGTGTCCTGGCAGAGGTTTCCCGCCAATGTAGCAACATTCCTGATTTCCTTGGTGGCAACCTTGCTGGCGGCCTTAGCGAGAAGCGGCGCTTTTTGAGCCACTTCGGGGGAGGACGCCAAAGCCGCCAGCGTCAGGGCACCACTTAGTCTTAGCTCTCCTTCGGAAAGGATTTTTGGAGGGGCGACCTCCAGACCCTTTAGGCTTATCAATCGCTCTGGCTCAGCCAACCCGTACTTCATGCGGGGTAATAGATCCGTTCCCCCCCCAAGCAAGGCGTTTTTGAAAGCATTTTCCCTTAAAAGGGTCGAAGCATCCCGAAGCGTGGTTGGCCTTTCGTATGCAAATCTGGGAAGGTACATATCCATCCCTCCGTAAAAAAGTTTACAGCACAAAGGCGGAATTTCTTTCAAACGGCCCCTCCACCAAAATGAATCGCGGAGGGCTACCGCCACAAACAAACGTTTGTAGCATCGACAATTCTTAGCTAAGCAAATAGCATGCCGCTAAATAATAAAAGGGCAACATATTGAAATAGTGTTATAATGTTATTTCACTGTTTAATTTTCTTAAGATCAAATGTCTCCTAAAAAGAGGCACTAATGCCTCTTAAAATGAAACATTATTTTGTCTCAATGTGTGTGAGACACGCCCCCTTTGAAAATTCAGTGTAGGGCGGGTAAGGTTTTGAGCCATGAAGAAGCCAACCCAAATTGCACCGACAAGGCCCATGGCTGAAAAATGGGGCCCTGTGGGTGATCCTGTCGCCCCAGCATTCCGGAGCACAGAACATGGCATTTTTTCTCCATCCCTCTGTGTCGCTTTGCCAGCTTCCGGATCAAAAGGACGTATGGATATCCACAACCACCTGTTAATACGTACGATTTCTTCGCCTCTGCGTAAACCGCTCCATCCTGGACCTATCCCTTTGCTTGTTATTCCCATTTCCCCTTGTAAACACTGACAGATGGAGGATCTGATCCTCCAAAGCCAGGATGAACCCCGTCACGTGAGTGGATTCAAGCCTGTAGTCAGTGCCCAGACCAACGGCGGGATGGGCTTCGGTGAAGGCAGAGGTGGCGGCTTTTCTGAACTTGGTCACCTCGCTCTTGACGGCGTTGGACGTTTCATCAGGCTTGTACCAATCGATGGCATCCAGTGCATAGCTTTCCAGAAGCTTTTTGAAGACCTTCGAAAAGGTATCGGGCCTCCCAAAGGCATCCATTCCGGCAACCTTTCCGTTGATCATGAAAACGGCTCCCACCTGTGAGTCGATCAACCGGAACTCTTTGATATATTCATCGATGGAGGGCCTGTCCTTCTCGTAGATCGCGGCCATCGCGCCGGATGGGGAATAGACATCCCTTCTCGCCGCCTTTTCGGCGATGCCGTCCCAGATCGCTCCCTGGTCTGACCGGAATTCGCCGGTGGACCGGATTGAATAGGACACCTGCTCGGCCTTTCTGGCCCGGAGATTGGACGACATCATCCGGTTCTGGGTGTGAAACCCCGGTGCGTTATAGGACCACCTCCCATGCTCCACACAACTCACCGGGATCACAAGGGTGCTGTTTCGATCCACCAGGATGGTGGTGTTGACGATCCGGTTTTGTTTGGCGCCGACCAGTTCCTCGCCGTCCAGAATGAGGACCAGCATGTCGGATTTGTTCACGACCTTCAGTTCCGGGACCGACCCGCCCTCGCTCACCTCGACCACCTCGATCAGGCTTTCGCTCAGTGCCTCATCCAGCAAGAGGTATTCCAAGCCCGCGCTGTACGGGGAGAGGAGCGGGTAAAGGGCCAGGTTCTTGTAGGTCTGTTTCCTGCCGACGTCGAGTTGATCGAGAAAATCTCCAATGATTTTGTCCATAATTCGTGTCCTCCTTTCAAGATGTTGCTCATCCCGGTGCCATCTCCCGGAGCTAGGGGGCGGGCGGAACCCGCAGGGACCAAAGAAAGCGAAAAAATGACCTTTTGTGAATGCTCAGCCGCTCAGCATTCTCTGTGAGATGGCGTCATGATAAATGATGGGTTTGTCATATACGGTCACAATGGAAAAAATATCCCAAATCCCACCAAGAAGAAACCCAGAGCTTGAGGAAGCCGGCCCGGAGCTTATTGGAAAAAAACGCCGGCGCAATTTTACGGCCAAATACAAGCCGCGGATCCTCGCATAGGTCGACCGGTGCTCTGAAGCCGGAGAAGTGGCCTCCCTGCTTCGCCGTGAAGGGCTTTACTCTTCGATCTGACCTGTTGGCGTCGCCAACGAGACGAAGGCATCCTCCAGGCGCTGCAGCCGAAGAAGCGCGCCGCAAAGAGATGGAAAAAAATCCGTTGGCACCATGAGTAGCTATTGCCCAACCCCATGTTTGCACTGAAACTCGTCGTCCAACGCGGGAGAGCGGTTCTGTAAGCAACAGCTGCATTGCTCCATTTTCCGATTTGTTCGAGGGCGTTCACAGTCTCAATGTAGGATGGCTCATCGGCACTAGCCAACAGTTCATCGAGCCGGAGGACGACGAAGCCCCAGTTTTCCGCGCGTCCCCACGTCTTTTGGAAGGTTCGCCAGCCTCTTTTTCGGCTGCCCTTTGACCACCTACCCGGAACCGAGGTTGGGTTTCAGCTCAGAAGGATGGTCCCATGGAAGCGCCTCATTTTGTTCCCTGTGCGATAGGGGTTTCCCTCCTTTGCCCATGCATATTGCACAATTCATCCACATTTTCTCCCTACAAATGAAGGTAGACTAATTTGCGGCTGAAAACCGAATCCGTGTGGAAACAGATGAGGGATGGAGGCTTTGCCAGGGATTTGTCCATGCAGCGCCTGAGGGATGAACGGGTCTGAGCCGTAATCTGAAAAGAAGGAGGCGACACCATGAAGTATGTTCTATGCGTAGGAATGCTCCTTGCCTTGGCCGTATCGGCCCCTGCCTTAGCGGCGGATGTGAATGTGAGGATCGGGATCCCTTTGCCCCCGGTGATTGTGTATGCAGGGCCGATAGAAGTCATCGTCATACCGGATTCGTATCTATATGACGTCTATGTGGTTCCCGATCTGGAGGTGGAGATCTTCTTCAGCCGCGGCTGGTGGTGGCGTTTATGGGAAGGGCGCTGGTACCGCTCGCGCCATTTCGACAGAGGTTGGGCTTATTATCGATACATCCCTGATTTTTATTACGATATTGATCCAGATTGGAGAAAGTTCTACAAAGGCCGTCATTGGAAGGGGCACCGATGGAACTATCGGCGGATTCCTCACCATCAGCTTGAGCAGAACTGGAGTTATTGGAACGCCCATCGCTACTGGGAAAAAGAAAGGAAATGGGAGGTCGAAAAGTACCAACCTCTTCCTGCGCAAATGAGGCAGGAGGTGAGGCACAAGCGGGAATATGAATATCGGAGGAAACCCGAGGTACGAAAACATGAACAATGGAAAGTGCAGCAGAGGCAGCCTCAGCGCCGTGAAATGAATCGGCAAGAATATCGGCGGAAGTCCGGCGAGGAACAATTCAAAGGGCCGCAACGTAAAGAATCCGATGTGCGTAGATATCAACAACAGGGTCAGGAGAGAAATACGGATGGGCAGCGGCAAGAGCGGAGAGGTCGGAAAGGGCCTGATTCTAAAAACTAATAAAGGTCGCAGCAAGGAGTGTGTCTGAGACAATGGAAATCGGATGGTCGCGTGCAGGGATATCGCTTTATGAGAAGCGGCAACGCTTTTGCTCTGGAAGCTCTTTTGACAGTCGTCTCAGAAATGGCTTTTGTATTGACATGTGAGAGGGCTGCACATATGGTTTTAGAGTGGCTGCGTTGGATTATTTTAGCTTATAAATAAATAATTAAAGTTTATCCGACTAAAACATGCTTCGCCCCATGCAGGGCCAGGGGCCTGGATCAATCGGCAGGCTGACCGAGCCAGGAGAGCCCCCGTGCCCTGTCCATGGAAGGTAGTCTGCACTGCCTCTACCAGCACGGGAAAATTGGTTTTGCGAAGGCGGCAAG
Proteins encoded in this window:
- a CDS encoding (2Fe-2S)-binding protein encodes the protein MRTKPSKRLLEVTINGETYELAVEPQETLSEVLRNRIGLTGVKEGCGTGECGSCTVLVEGEPVLGCLLLAVECENKRVETIEGQAEGGVLTPVQQAFLEKGAVQCGFCTPGMVLASTALLKRNPRPNEEEIQEALEGHLCRCTGYNKIMEAVLHAASSTADKR
- a CDS encoding FAD binding domain-containing protein, encoding MKEIPPLCCKLFYGGMDMYLPRFAYERPTTLRDASTLLRENAFKNALLGGGTDLLPRMKYGLAEPERLISLKGLEVAPPKILSEGELRLSGALTLAALASSPEVAQKAPLLAKAASKVATKEIRNVATLAGNLCQDTRCLYFNQSHTFQFVEPCFKRGGDFCYFVPKGKKCWAVYMSDTAPALICLGAKIEVTGSKGATIIDLENLYSGDPKHPLNIKHDDIVSAIIVPRSRGSQGCGFSKLTMREGIEFAALSVAVLLETTDDLKTCSRARITLGSVSSAPVRGLKGESLLEGESISKPLLKDVVREICKEVNVIPHHGYSRSYIAGMLKIEALNALTRAVNQLTGGR
- a CDS encoding ARPP-1 family domain-containing protein, with the protein product MDKIIGDFLDQLDVGRKQTYKNLALYPLLSPYSAGLEYLLLDEALSESLIEVVEVSEGGSVPELKVVNKSDMLVLILDGEELVGAKQNRIVNTTILVDRNSTLVIPVSCVEHGRWSYNAPGFHTQNRMMSSNLRARKAEQVSYSIRSTGEFRSDQGAIWDGIAEKAARRDVYSPSGAMAAIYEKDRPSIDEYIKEFRLIDSQVGAVFMINGKVAGMDAFGRPDTFSKVFKKLLESYALDAIDWYKPDETSNAVKSEVTKFRKAATSAFTEAHPAVGLGTDYRLESTHVTGFILALEDQILHLSVFTRGNGNNKQRDRSRMERFTQRRRNRTY